The sequence below is a genomic window from Sulfuracidifex metallicus DSM 6482 = JCM 9184.
ATAAAAAACGGAGAGATCATTGAGATAGACAAGGATGTATTGAAGGATGACAGTTTTCTCATGGAAAACGGCCTTAGAGGTTTCCCACTAGAGCCGATTCAGTTTCCCATATCTAGTAACGAAGAAGTGCTGTCCATAAAGGTGAAGGGTTCTACATTTCATCTTCATAAGGGAGAGGTTATGTGCATAAAGGGGAGAAATGGCGCAGGGAAGACAACAACGCTTAAGAGTTTAGTTGGAAAGAAAGGAGTTTACATAATATTCCAGAATCCTGATCTACAATTTTTCAATCAAACTGTTCAAGAGGAAGTCAAGGATAAATATGTCTTGAAGATGCTCGACCTACAGGATAAGGCAGAAAGGAGCCCTTTCACATTAAGCCATGGTGAAAAAATGAAGGTTTTGATAGGCTCAGCCATAGCCTCCAATTCGAAGGTAATAGCTCTGGATGAACCAGCTTCCGGCCTAGATGGTAAATCGATTCTGGAACTAAGAGAGATCATGATGATGCTTTTAGAAAAAGGTAAATCCGTAATAATGACAACTAACGACTTTGATATCACTCCCTTATGTTCAAGAGTTATAGATATAGGGTAGGAGTCAAATACTTTTTTTAAAAAAAACTTAGATTTTAACCCTATAAAAATTATATTATGATATCTTTAATATATTTAATTTCAGTTCGTTGCTCTTCTCATCGTATACTATTTTAACTAAATCCCCTTCTCTTACCTCTACCCTCTGCCTTATCCTGGCGGGGATTGTTATTTGGTAGTTCCTAGATACTTTCACAATCTCTTCTGTTGACATTTCTATTCCTAAAAATACTATGAAATACCACTTAATAAATTTTCTATAAAAAAGTCCATATAGTTAATGATAATACTAAATTAGGAGGAAATAGTAAGTTGATCATGAACGACAAAAATAAGTTCTTAACTAAGGTTTTCC
It includes:
- a CDS encoding AbrB/MazE/SpoVT family DNA-binding domain-containing protein is translated as MSTEEIVKVSRNYQITIPARIRQRVEVREGDLVKIVYDEKSNELKLNILKIS
- a CDS encoding ATP-binding cassette domain-containing protein; protein product: MLVVEPSLLRGKIELEKDEIVGIFGRNGAGKTTLIMTALCMNKGEVSIDGNDFCVGPDYRKIGLVSQNPQTQVIGYTCKDEIEILSKFYDVDDEVPKKLMGSYFEVPFNKLSDGYKKRFVLSTTLSVGPEYILMDEPFANLDRDGIETLKPAIQNGTLLSEHRVKEAIEVTDREYLIKNGEIIEIDKDVLKDDSFLMENGLRGFPLEPIQFPISSNEEVLSIKVKGSTFHLHKGEVMCIKGRNGAGKTTTLKSLVGKKGVYIIFQNPDLQFFNQTVQEEVKDKYVLKMLDLQDKAERSPFTLSHGEKMKVLIGSAIASNSKVIALDEPASGLDGKSILELREIMMMLLEKGKSVIMTTNDFDITPLCSRVIDIG